TCACTAGCAGGGGTGGTTGGAGGGGTGTTAGTAGTGAAAACTACACCTCCAAGAAATATGGGGAAAAGTTGCACATCACTATTAGATAGTTGGCCAGGCTGCATCCGAAGTTGCACATCCACTGCCAGGAAGTTGGATGAGGTAACAAACAATGAAAACTGCACATCCACGAGTAGCGGGAAAGTTCAACTACTGGCAGTTGGCCATGGCAGCAGATAAAAATTGCACATCTTAGTGATAGAGGATAGTTTTGGGTGGAGGTGCCATCCGTGAAAACTGCATGTTCACGGGTAGGTAGAAAAGTTGCACATTGACGGTTAGGTAGTTGCACATTGATTGCTAGGCAGTTGCACCTAACAAAGACTAAAATACATAAAAAAAAGCTCACTGAAACATACCCATGCGGGTTCTAGTTTTGAAGAGCTTGTCGAGAAGACTCCTACTGTAAAAGCGGGTCTTAGAGCCTGTTTGGTTCCTAGCTTGGTGCTTCCCTGAGATTTGCCTGGATCTTGTTTGGTTCATGCCCTGAAAAGTGTGGTGCTAGCTTGGCCTAGAAAGCTCACGGTGTCATTAGCCTGGGCTGGAAACCCGAGACCACAATTAGCCTGGCCCAGGCAACTAGAAAGGGACGCCTGAAACCAGCCTAGGGCTGCTAATCATGTATGGGAGAATAAAAAATACAAGCATTGACTTGATGTGACGTACCTAAGACACATTTTCTCTTGATTGGACATACGCAAGTACCAAGTAGGTGTGGTCACGAACCAAACAATATTGGCCAAAAGCTGCCTGGCCAGGCACAAAAGCAGCAGTTCTCCAGGCCGAAGCCAGGCACTGGAATTTGTCAGGCATCCTTCCCAGGGagggaaccaaacaaccccttaatAACCGATGTTCGGTTCAAAAGGTATGacttatttaaaaaaataaaaacccgAATTAAATACGTTTACACATGTTCACATAAGTTAAATTGCACGTCCACGAATAGAGAGAAAGTTGCACATCTACTACTAGGAAGTCGCACCAAACGAGGACTAAATTGCACACACACAAAATTCCATCAAAATATACTTACACGAGATCTGGTTTTGAAAAATACGTCACCATGGTTTCAAAGGGTGaaaatgaatttgaattttgacCCTCAATGTGACAGTTATAGCTTTTTGAATTTTCTAAGACGGAATTAAAGACACACTAAGACAACACCCTCCATCTTATATGCCGGTTGGACTATGTGGGACTAAAGACACATGCGTACATGCAACTAACGCACATGGGACTAGATGCTAATAACTCACGCGGGGACAAGGTGAGATTATATTTGTTTGAGTTTTTCTATAATCAGAACGTGATACAAGAACTTGCTTAATTGGCGGTGCTAATAACTCACGCGGGGACAAGGTGAGATTATATTTGTTTGAGTTTTTCTATAATCAGAACGTGATACAAGAACTTGCTTAATTGGCGGGGTGCTCGGGAGCGTTATCGGGTAACATTTGCCCGCTAGACGCGTCCCTTATTTTTAGTAGTCTCGTGAATGATGTATCAGTATTTTAATCTATGCCTAATAATAAAAGGTTATTGCTTTTGACAGTACATCACCAAAATTGCTTCCAAAATTACAAAATATTACCCATTGATGTCATCTATAATAAGTAATAAAAAAGATTATTGCTTTTGACAGTACGTCACCAAAATTGTTTTcaaagttgcaaaatattacccaTTGATGCCATCTATAAGTAATAAAAAAAGGTTTCACACAGGGAATCCCCGTCTGTCTATACTGCGCTCTGCCTGCTAGAAGAAGACACAGCATGCCTGTATGGGCTGACCCATATCCGGGCGGCCTGGTTTTTCATTTTTCGTTATTGTTTTCCGTCTTTGTGttttctactttaaataatttgAGACTTCAAAAATGTCTaaaaataaaaaattgaaataaaatGTTTAATAATTCATAAAAGTTtgtgatttaaaaaaatgttcgttgaTTCTAGAAATTTTCTCCTATTCaagaatattttttttaaaatgttcacaattttttctattttttttgcaaatagtataaaatgtttacGAATTAAAAAAATTGTCATGGTTTTCGAAAACGTTAGAAAATCTGTAAAAAATGTTcacgtattttaaaaatgttcacgagttttattttttttaaaaaaaattgttcacCATTTCACGAAAATGAGAGTGATAATGTATCTCGGCGATGCAGCAAAATATGGTCATGCCCATTTgagattatgattttttttttccAATTACAACACATGGGCCCTTTTTGCTAGCGATGATCAGTAAAATGCGTTATGGTGGCTTTTCCTCAAATAAAATAACCACGGCACTTTTAGATCGGAGAGAACATTCGGTACATCTTTCATGTTCCACCTCCCTTGCCGAGAAGTGGCTACCGAAGAAGACTTaataaaaaacgaaaaaaaaaaggtGGCGTTGGAAGAAAGCTGACAAGTCATATTTTACTCTTGTGGCTTGATATGTAAGCTACTGTACCACTCCTACGCTACCCGCGACCCGGAAGTCGTCCGTCCCCCGAGCCCAACCGCCGCTGTAGTATATAAACCGCGCCGGCACCGCACCGGGGAGCCCACCCGCGCCACCTCTTCTCCCTCCCTCCACCCCAGACGGCGGAGGACCCCCGcccgcccaaccccgcgccgccgcgccgccccttcgATCGGACCGCCGCCTTCCTTCCTCCCTGTAAGCctcccctcctcctcaccctcctccccgCCTCAATGCGACCGGAACCCCGGCGAACCTACTCGCGATTCGCTCGTAGGTCAGGTCCGACGCTAGGTCGCGGTGGCCGCATTGCCTACCTGACGGTTCAGCTCTGTCCCCAATCCCGGGCTAGGGTTCTTCGGGTGGGTCGATTTTGATTAGGAGCTCTACTCGGCTGCCGCCCGCCGGGGCAACCGCGTGCGTTTTCTCGTCGGTTTGTGTGACgggcgcacgcacgcacgcaccattTTTCGTTTTCTTCTGTACATATTGTCGTTGGATGAATGAGCGAACTGGGCACGCGACGGTCCCACTTTATTTGCACTTGTTCCTCTTCTGTTAGAAGCGCTTTTCTCTATGTGGTTTGATTCGGGGGGTTCGTTTGTTGGGTTTTCTTATTAGTTATTTAACTATTTATTACGCTGCATTTGCTGCCTAGATTCCAGTTTACCACGGGGTTGGCGGGCTAGATTAATCATTAAACTAATGGGAAGTCAGTAAGAGTTAACAAATTTAGCAGGCCTCcaatccggaggtgaagaattacttTATGGTTTCTGAATGTAGCACGGCGTATGAGAAATGCACCCGCTCAGTGAATATAACTGCCAGGATAGACGGATGTGTTTTGTTTCAGTGAATATGTTTGCAATTTTGGCAAGGAGTTGATCGCGTGCCTTCATTTTCTGGTACCTAGCAATTAGTGTCTTGTGTGACTGATGCAGTTTTATCTTCCATGCTTAGGCGTTAATTAGGGATTAAGATTATTAACTTGTCATTCATCCAATTCAATTTGATCTTTGTTTTCTGCAGTTATGATGGGTTCTTCATCTTGGTCTACCCCTCCGCCAGCCTTTGGGCCAGTcaagggctcttcatcatcattgtTCTCCACGCCGACCTCTGGTGCGGCCATGGGCTCTTCTCCATCCTTGTTTTGTTTCACGCCGGCATCTGGTGCAGCCACGGGCTCTTCTCCATACTCGTTTGGTGTAATGCCGACCTCTGGTGCAGCCATGGGCCctccttcatcctcgttcacgccggTAGCCACGGGCTTTTCTCCATACTCGTTTGGTATCATGCCAGCCTCTGGTGCTGCCACGGGCCCTTCTTCATCCTCGTTTGGTTCCACGCCGGTAGCCACGGGCTTTTTTCCATCCTCGTCTGGTTTCACGCCAGCCTCTGGTGctgccatgggctcctattcatcttGGTGTGGCCCAGCATTTGGGCGATCCCCTAATGCCTTCGGGCACCCCATGCCCCATCAGGCACCTTTTTCATCCAACACACCATTTGGCTGTAAGTAGCCTTCTGTCCACCAATTCTCTATTTTATTTAATCGTCTGCTATTTGGTTATCCTGAAGTAGATTGGATGGGTTCTTTCAATACAATGGTAGATGTGAATTCTATTTGTTAGCAGTGTCTTCCCCTGTTTGACTGTGCATGTGTTGGATGAACAGTAAAATTTCTGGCGATGCCATCAAGTAGCATCCGTGAGTAAGTTCATGAATACGTGAAATATTTATGGTGTAACTGAGAACACAATTTTCCTTGAGTTCATAACCCAAGATATTTGTTAGCCAAATGTCCTGCACAACAAGATTGTGCAAGTATTACAATTCCAGTACGATACTAGGATGCATTTAAGATTTAACTCTGACTACTGAAGCACCATTGGTGGTTTTTGACGTTTTTGGTTAACAGTTGATCTTTTTCTTTCCTCGTGACTTATGATTGATATATAGTAGGAAGTATTCATTTAGCATTGACTTTTGATTTTCTCTAATTTGAAACTATGTATACTGAGGCTAATCAATCCAGTATGACAGTAATAAGGTCAACCAAACCAGTATGGTGATACTACAGGGTCTTTTGTAAGTTCTTGGAAGATCTGTTTTTTAATGGAGATGGACGCTATATAAACAGCTATAGTAGGCTGCAAGTGCTACTCTGTTCCCAGGAGCACGCCATTTTGGTTCATGGTCTCCATGATGTTCTTTGGATCGTTATTTTCTTCATGACATATTCACAAGAGCCATGACAGTCTACAGGAATATTCTTTTACAAAACTACCCATTCATGAGCATGTATGTAGTCAATTCTGATATTTTATCAATAAATTAATTGTCATAATCAAAATTGTTTGCTGCATGCAGTGGTCATATTCCTTTGTGAAACCATTAGGGTATTTTTTTCTTCTCTGAACTATTTGGCAATGCCACTGTTTTCTATGTTGCTTTCACTATTTCCAGCAGTAGATATAATCCCAAACATAACCTTGGTTTCTACGGTTTCATTACTCATAAGTTTACTCAGCACAGCTGATTTGACTAAACTAATTTCATATTGCTTTGTACAGCTACAACAGGCCAACATTATTCACATGTTCCTACCTTTGGGGTGCAATCTGAGCCTTCATTTGGGCCCTTTGGCCGTAAGTTTTGTGGTTTCTTTGTGCTTTTCATTTAGTTCATCATGTATTCACAAATTATAGCTGACCCAGTCTCTTACATTTTCAGCTGCTATCATTAAACatgctccctccgatccaaaataatttttgtggttttagttcaaatttgtacTAAAACCATGTCACttgttttggatcggagggagtagttgaaTATGTAAACTTGGCTGTGCATTGTAATTTGTCAACGCACTTTTAAATACCATTTTTTTCTTACTATTTCTTGATCTATTGACTCAAAACGTGATGCAGTAATCTGATCCTAATATTCATGCAAGTCTCTACATGATCTACTTGGTCTATTTGTTATGGGCAGTAGTGCCTTCTATACAATAACAATACACCTTCAATGGTGATTAGTAATTGAAGTAGTTAGCTTATTTTGAAATAAGAGTTTTAAAACTGGGGAAAACCGCTGGTCAAATGAGTCTGACCTTTTTCTTTGAATACGGCTGGTTCAAGGTTTAGTTGACTTATTGGTACCTTTTTTTTTTCAATTTGATGTAAAATTTTCTTTCTTTGAGTTGACTTATTATGAGATTTTATATGTTATCTCACTGTTTCTTTTTTCACATCTTATTTATGTAGGAGTGTCTAAAAAAGGCAGCAGGGTTTCTGCTTATACCAGGACTCCTGGTGATGATCCTGAACGTAATTACTATGTATCTATTTCAGCAATGCCAGTATTCAAGAGCAAATCTCATGAGGAGCTTCGACATGCAGATTATAAGAAAGGAGACAAAGGTAAGATATTGAGTATTTCCAACACTTAGACTTTTTTGTCCTGTTTACATTTTTGATAAGTTCTATGAGGTCTTGGCAGGTTGCTGTGATGGTCAAGAtcactaaaaaggcttatatttagaaacggagggggaGTACTATTTACTCTAATACTTAATTAATTTTCTTCCTAATTTATCTTCAATCCTCTAGAGACCTAACCTAATGTGCAAGGACTTGACTAGTTCTATTAAAGCAACACGGTACTGCTCTTGGTGCCCTGGCTGCAATCTGGGGCCAAAGAACGTGTGTGGACCTTATATGATAACTGATGGTTAATAACTGTTGAATCTTGTGTTTTTTCATTATGTACTTATTTTATTAGTTTATGTGGTTCTTATTACTAATCTAGTTTTGTGTGTTCCCCAGGTGGTTTCAACTTACAGGAGGGCAGAGTTCCTTGGGCTTATCATTCCTCGCAGCCCCAGCCCCAGGCCCCAGTGAATGCCTTCGCAAATCCTGTCAAGCCATCATTGTTTTCATACTCTCCTGAGCCATCCTCAGCACCTGTGGGACTGCAATCCTCAGCACATGGTACCACCAACCCATTTTGGCTGCGCCCTCCAGGACCCCAGTCACCATTATTCTCATACCCTCCCGAGCCAATCCACAAGCCATCATGGTTTTCAAGCTCATCTTGTGCACCATCTACTACATGTTGGGAAAACGTATCCAATAACACAGCAGCATGTACAGCTCCTGCAGATACATCTTCTGCTGTAAGTATTCCTAAAGAAGATTATTCTTTCATGATGCATTTCATTCATAGGAGTTGGTATGTGTTCTCATTGATTAATTGTTCTGATGGAAGCAGCAAGGCCATATGTTTAGCCAAAATTTGTTCCCTTCAAAATCTACTCAATCTGGAGGAAGTTTACTCAGCTCTTCGGTCGCCCATTCAGCACCAGCTCCATCGCCAAACGGTCATTCCACTACTGTAGGTGTCACTGAATGGCTATATTTCCTGGCTTTTTGTTTCTTTATCTGATTTATTATTGTCGTCCTTTCCAGATAAATATTGATCAAGCTGAGAAAACTGTGGAGTTGGTACTACCAGTTGACATTACTACTGTAAGGATTAGATTTTCTCCAAGGAATGATGATACTGGCAGTCGTGCTACAGAGGTATGGCAATAAATCTCCATAGCCCAGAATTGTGTTGCACAGTAAGATGAAATCTTGTGGACCTCTTCAAACAGTTTCAAGCCGTATATGCTCACACGTTTGGGCTCATGAATATTCAGATAAAATGCTCCCAGTCGCTTTTTATTGCATCCAAAAAAATTGAATCTGTCCATTTTGAGTACCCCATAAATGAAATCCACATGTCCTTTTGCATAGGTTCATCATAATGTTAAAGCTTCAGCAACACCAGTGTCTTTCTGTATCTATCCTGGAGAGAACCAAGAGCTAACTATCCAATCAGTGGAGCAGCATGACAGGAAACCATCTAGTTCAACAGGTAGATACTCCAGAACTTATCAGTGGTATCGTATCAGTTTCTTAGCTTTCGGTACTAGTTTGTTCTGTAGACTTCTGATAGGTCGATGCTACATTATTTTTCCTAGACTTTTGATACTGCAATGTTTTTGTAGCAGTAATTTTCATATGGCTCGGATTTTCTTGAGACTTCTGATAAGCATGATGTGTTTTTGTCTTTTCTATTTCACATTGCATCACAAACTTGAGTCGATGCAGGTTCAAGCAGAGTAAACAATATTTTGTTTTCCTCATTAACTGTAGATACTTTTGTTGCTATAAAATGGATCCACTGTCATGTTCTACTTGGCTTTTGTTATCCCATGGGAAAACTTATTGAAATAAGCTTTTGTTGCTTCATGCTAATAATTTTTAATAAGCAAAAGAATTTACTAGCATCGTCAGAGTGAAGATTCCTAGGAGTATTTTATTCAAATAAGCTTTTACTGTTTCATTCTAGCAATACTTTATTCAAGAAATTCTTCACTGGCACGTTACAAGGAAGAATCCTAGGAGCAAACCCAAGTTCTCCATTAGCACTTGTGGAGCCCAAATGTCAAAATATTTGATATCTCAGAACCAAAGCTACTTCATGCTTTGTGTGTTGCCATACGATATATGCATTGAGTTACTGACATCTTGTTCACCATCATCAGGATCCGCTGGGGAACAGAAAGGGTATATCAACGGTGCTGTCCTGGCTAGGAGTAATCCATTTGATCCTGTGATAACTCCATTTGGTGGTGCCCCTGTGAGTGAAAGTGTGCTTCCTCGGCTCTATAAGGCAGACTATTACACCTCGCCGTCTATCGCAGAGCTTGCTGCACGAGAAAGCAACGAGCCAGGTT
The sequence above is a segment of the Triticum dicoccoides isolate Atlit2015 ecotype Zavitan chromosome 1A, WEW_v2.0, whole genome shotgun sequence genome. Coding sequences within it:
- the LOC119362707 gene encoding nuclear pore complex protein NUP98A-like, whose protein sequence is MMGSSSWSTPPPAFGPVKGSSSSLFSTPTSGAAMGSSPSLFCFTPASGAATGSSPYSFGVMPTSGAAMGPPSSSFTPVATGFSPYSFGIMPASGAATGPSSSSFGSTPVATGFFPSSSGFTPASGAAMGSYSSWCGPAFGRSPNAFGHPMPHQAPFSSNTPFGSTTGQHYSHVPTFGVQSEPSFGPFGRVSKKGSRVSAYTRTPGDDPERNYYVSISAMPVFKSKSHEELRHADYKKGDKGGFNLQEGRVPWAYHSSQPQPQAPVNAFANPVKPSLFSYSPEPSSAPVGLQSSAHGTTNPFWLRPPGPQSPLFSYPPEPIHKPSWFSSSSCAPSTTCWENVSNNTAACTAPADTSSAQGHMFSQNLFPSKSTQSGGSLLSSSVAHSAPAPSPNGHSTTINIDQAEKTVELVLPVDITTVRIRFSPRNDDTGSRATEVHHNVKASATPVSFCIYPGENQELTIQSVEQHDRKPSSSTGSAGEQKGYINGAVLARSNPFDPVITPFGGAPVSESVLPRLYKADYYTSPSIAELAARESNEPGCCSHVKDFTVGRHGYGSIKFDGETDVRKLDIASIVEFKDREILVYTDESKRPPVGQELNKPAEITLLNVKCVDKKTGLQLTEGPEVDRYKEILAQWTEKNGAEFVAFDAVKGEWKFRIKHF